The Vicia villosa cultivar HV-30 ecotype Madison, WI linkage group LG1, Vvil1.0, whole genome shotgun sequence genome includes a region encoding these proteins:
- the LOC131619424 gene encoding uncharacterized protein LOC131619424, with protein sequence MRLRASLLHRSLNVGSVLAMTATATTTTLDSIMPALDIPFSNLIQNAHLRDNLCLSVSLIENRIKYLLVLIKSPPFTEVKSIIVYYKFQSETDQISRYLNDNNISAKSYHSGIFAKDLVKKYHMNTFVFTSIPDFWSMDHLFPIFPILRLDGKPTVRGILSNLTCDSDGKIDKFISGESSFPLHELEGLGIGYYLGMFLGRAYEEALGGLHNLFGGPSVVKLLQSDSPQAVAGPSYANVVRVMHHELQLMFNVADKWMLNEGLPISFREQVVQFICQNSGQKDITFDASFCDPYTDYIAYVPGTHSRTSNISAKPTFKHIPKKGMLVLDIAQFDGIPKKVVEFNNALLSDQEKQKLSLAELDVYRLDDIVKTLKDTSHYHASKFPVSDIVRMLVDHLEGVVALHKHLEFLQTLSVFYYRYIYILKVFLFLVWDPGKSNVATTIMQFKCYFTTLRTRLF encoded by the coding sequence ATGAGACTTAGAGCATCACTACTTCATAGAAGTCTTAATGTAGGTTCTGTTCTCGCAATGACAGCTACTGCTACAACCACAACTTTAGATTCCATCATGCCTGCCCTAGATATTCCTTTCTCGAATCTTATTCAGAATGCACACTTAAGGGACAATTTGTGTTTATCCGTGTCTTTaatagaaaatagaatcaaatacCTACTGGTTCTGATCAAGTCTCCTCCTTTCACGGAAGTTAAAAGCATCATAGTGTACTACAAATTTCAGTCTGAAACTGATCAAATTAGCAGATACTTGAATGATAACAATATCTCGGCAAAGAGTTATCATAGTGGTATTTTTGCAAAGGATTTGGTTAAGAAGTACCATATGAATACTTTTGTGTTCACTTCCATTCCTGATTTTTGGAGCATGGATCATTTGTTTCCCATTTTCCCAATTCTTCGTTTGGATGGGAAACCAACTGTGAGGGGTATTTTATCTAACTTAACTTGTGACAGTGATGGGAAGATTGACAAGTTTATCAGTGGTGAGTCAAGCTTCCCGCTTCATGAATTGGAAGGACTTGGCATAGGATACTATCTGGGAATGTTCTTAGGCAGGGCGTACGAGGAGGCACTTGGTGGGTTGCACAACCTGTTTGGTGGCCCTAGTGTAGTTAAGTTGTTACAGAGCGATAGTCCGCAGGCAGTTGCTGGACCGTCTTATGCAAATGTTGTTCGAGTAATGCATCACGAGCTGCAACTCATGTTTAATGTTGCTGATAAATGGATGCTCAATGAGGGTCTTCCTATTTCCTTTCGTGAACAAGTCGTGCAGTTCATATGCCAAAATAGTGGACAAAAGGATATTACTTTTGATGCTTCATTTTGTGATCCATACACCGACTACATTGCTTACGTACCAGGTACACATTCACGCACATCTAATATCTCTGCGAAGCCTACATTCAAGCATATTCCTAAGAAAGGGATGCTTGTTTTAGATATTGCTCAGTTTGACGGGATCCCTAAAAAGGTTGTCGAGTTCAATAATGCTTTATTATCTGACCAGGAAAAGCAGAAGTTATCTTTGGCTGAGTTGGACGTTTACAGACTGGATGACATTGTTAAAACACTGAAAGATACTTCACATTACCATGCTAGTAAATTTCCTGTGAGTGATATCGTAAGGATGTTAGTTGATCACCTAGAAGGGGTTGTTGCACTTCACAAGcatcttgaatttcttcaaactCTTTCTGTTTTCTACTACCGTTATATTTACATTCTTAAGGTTTTTCTCTTCCTTGTGTGGGATCCAGGAAAGAGTAATGTAGCCACAACAATTATGCAGTTTAAGTGTTattttacaaccttgaggacaaggttgttttgA